In Arcobacter sp. F2176, the following are encoded in one genomic region:
- the rimO gene encoding 30S ribosomal protein S12 methylthiotransferase RimO, which translates to MKFSTQNPQKSLHLVSLGCTKNLVDSEIMLGKLKDYTISNDAKSSDVIIVNTCGFIDSAKEESINTILELHGLRKKDSVLVMAGCLSERYKEELQKELPEIDIFTGVGDYDKIDTLVKEKRSGFTDEVFLLNETNDRVITGSNYHAYIKLSEGCNQVCSFCAIPSFKGKLHSRTLESLVKEVKNLVSQGFCDFSFVSQDSSSFLRDLNINDGLERLVNEVEKIEGIKSARILYLYPSTTTLSLIKKIEESTVFENYFDMPLQHISSKVLKIMKRGKGVEKLKELMSAMRNTPNSFVRTTFIAGHPGETQEDFEELCSYVEEYSFDRANVFSYSDEDGTTAYELDGKVDQEIIDKRAEILGEIIQRKTLESLEKEIGQIVDVYIDGESEEHEYLLSARKTIWAPEIDGEIYINDNETGKELTVGKSYQVKISELAGDKLLGTAIKEI; encoded by the coding sequence ATGAAATTTTCAACACAAAATCCTCAGAAATCACTACACTTAGTAAGCCTTGGCTGTACTAAAAATTTAGTTGATTCTGAAATCATGCTTGGTAAACTAAAAGATTATACAATATCAAATGATGCTAAAAGCTCTGATGTAATTATCGTAAACACATGTGGTTTTATTGATAGTGCAAAAGAGGAAAGTATAAATACAATTCTTGAATTACATGGGCTAAGAAAAAAAGATTCTGTTTTAGTTATGGCTGGATGTTTAAGTGAAAGATACAAAGAAGAGTTGCAAAAAGAGTTACCAGAAATTGATATTTTCACAGGAGTTGGAGATTATGATAAAATCGACACACTTGTAAAAGAAAAAAGAAGTGGTTTTACAGATGAAGTGTTTTTATTAAATGAGACAAACGATAGAGTTATCACTGGTTCAAATTACCATGCTTATATCAAATTATCTGAAGGGTGTAATCAAGTTTGTTCGTTCTGTGCTATTCCTTCATTTAAAGGAAAACTTCACTCTAGGACTTTAGAATCACTTGTTAAAGAGGTTAAGAATCTTGTGTCACAAGGATTTTGTGATTTTTCTTTTGTTTCACAAGATAGTTCATCTTTTTTAAGAGATTTAAATATCAATGATGGATTAGAAAGACTTGTTAATGAAGTTGAAAAAATAGAAGGAATCAAAAGTGCCAGAATTTTATACCTTTATCCCTCTACAACAACTTTATCACTTATCAAAAAAATAGAAGAGTCTACAGTATTTGAAAACTACTTTGATATGCCATTACAACACATAAGCTCTAAGGTGCTTAAAATCATGAAAAGAGGTAAAGGAGTAGAAAAGCTTAAGGAACTTATGAGTGCCATGAGAAACACTCCTAATTCCTTTGTAAGGACTACTTTTATTGCAGGTCATCCAGGTGAAACACAAGAAGACTTTGAAGAGTTATGTTCTTATGTAGAAGAGTATAGTTTTGATAGAGCAAATGTATTTTCATATTCTGATGAAGATGGAACTACTGCATATGAACTAGATGGAAAAGTAGATCAAGAGATTATTGATAAAAGAGCTGAGATTTTGGGTGAAATAATTCAAAGAAAAACGTTAGAATCTTTAGAAAAAGAGATTGGACAAATAGTAGATGTATATATTGATGGAGAAAGTGAAGAACATGAATATTTACTTAGTGCTAGAAAAACAATTTGGGCACCTGAAATTGATGGAGAGATTTATATCAATGACAATGAAACAGGAAAAGAGTTAACAGTAGGAAAATCATACCAAGTAAAAATAAGTGAATTG
- a CDS encoding DUF2892 domain-containing protein, translated as MNKFDKIKLFCRKFRIAIGIILILVGFYTGIAWFYLGILPLLAGLTNFCPLCIISKKCTI; from the coding sequence ATGAACAAATTTGATAAAATAAAACTTTTTTGTAGAAAATTTAGAATAGCTATTGGTATTATTTTAATATTAGTAGGATTTTATACAGGGATTGCTTGGTTTTACTTAGGAATACTGCCTTTATTAGCAGGACTTACTAACTTTTGTCCTTTATGTATAATAAGCAAAAAATGTACGATATAA
- the panC gene encoding pantoate--beta-alanine ligase yields MKIINTIEELQAIRKELKGTIGFVPTMGALHEGHISLIKNARINNDIVIVSIFLNPTQFLPNEDLDKYPKKDAADKRICELCKVDYLFMPEVTSMYQSNDEVSLKAPKITGFILEGEKRPGHFDGVLQVVLKLFNLVQPSNAYFGKKDAQQLSLISQMVKNLFLPINIVECDIVREADGLAMSSRNIYLSSEERKEALAISKSLNMTIIAVTKGERDAQTIKTKMQEVMSNLDVEYIAIVNRNFEEIQTIEVKNTIILIACKVGTTRLIDNMWI; encoded by the coding sequence TTGAAAATAATTAATACTATTGAAGAGTTACAAGCTATTAGAAAAGAGCTAAAGGGAACAATTGGATTTGTTCCAACTATGGGTGCTTTACATGAAGGACATATTTCATTAATCAAAAATGCAAGAATAAATAATGACATTGTAATAGTTTCTATTTTTCTAAATCCAACACAATTCTTACCAAATGAAGATTTGGATAAATATCCCAAAAAAGATGCAGCAGATAAAAGAATCTGTGAACTTTGTAAAGTTGATTATTTATTTATGCCAGAGGTAACTTCTATGTATCAAAGTAATGATGAAGTTTCACTAAAAGCTCCAAAAATAACTGGCTTTATTTTAGAAGGTGAAAAAAGACCTGGACACTTTGATGGTGTCTTACAAGTTGTTTTAAAACTATTTAACTTGGTTCAACCTTCAAATGCATACTTTGGGAAAAAAGATGCTCAACAACTCTCTTTAATCTCTCAAATGGTTAAAAATCTTTTTTTACCTATAAATATAGTTGAATGTGACATTGTAAGAGAAGCAGATGGACTTGCAATGAGTTCTAGAAATATATATTTATCATCTGAAGAGAGAAAAGAAGCATTAGCTATTTCAAAATCTTTAAATATGACAATTATTGCTGTTACAAAAGGTGAAAGAGATGCCCAAACTATAAAAACAAAAATGCAAGAAGTAATGTCAAACTTAGATGTAGAATATATAGCAATAGTAAATAGAAATTTTGAAGAGATTCAAACAATAGAAGTAAAAAATACAATAATACTTATTGCATGTAAAGTTGGAACTACAAGACTTATTGATAATATGTGGATATAA
- a CDS encoding ABC transporter permease → MKLLINKLLYLLIMLFIISLISFLAIHLAPNSFFASGDLNPNITEESIQHLKSIYGLDKPLYVQYFSWLFSILHLDFGISFSSGEMVKNEILNRIPITLALNIISMIFIFILSLYLGIKSALNKSSFFDKFTGQLSLLSFSMPSFYLALLGVLVFAVNFEILPISGLHSVKDDGSFAYYIDFAKHLILPIFIIVFGGIGSLTLYIRSLTIEILKSDYIFFAKARGLSKNQILRYYILPNLYPPVITILGLSLPGIIGGSVILETIFSIDGMGLLFFHSALAHDYPVIMGILIIGAFLTLLGNMLADLVLLKLNPNFDTK, encoded by the coding sequence TTGAAATTATTAATAAACAAGCTTTTGTACTTATTAATTATGCTTTTTATTATTAGTCTAATATCTTTTTTAGCTATACATCTTGCTCCTAATTCATTTTTTGCAAGTGGAGATTTAAACCCAAATATCACAGAAGAGTCAATTCAACACCTAAAGTCTATTTATGGCTTAGATAAACCTCTTTATGTACAATACTTTTCTTGGCTTTTTTCAATACTTCATCTTGATTTTGGTATATCTTTTAGCTCAGGAGAAATGGTAAAAAATGAGATTTTAAATAGAATTCCAATTACCCTTGCTTTAAATATTATTTCAATGATTTTTATATTTATACTATCACTTTATTTAGGTATTAAATCAGCTTTAAATAAATCATCATTTTTTGATAAATTTACTGGTCAACTTTCACTTTTAAGTTTTTCTATGCCTTCATTTTATTTGGCATTACTTGGAGTTTTAGTTTTTGCTGTTAATTTTGAAATTTTGCCAATATCTGGATTGCATAGCGTAAAAGATGATGGAAGTTTTGCTTACTACATAGATTTTGCGAAGCATTTAATTTTACCGATTTTTATAATTGTTTTTGGTGGAATTGGAAGTTTGACTTTATATATTAGATCACTTACAATTGAAATACTAAAAAGTGATTATATCTTTTTTGCAAAAGCTAGAGGACTAAGTAAAAATCAAATTTTAAGATACTATATTTTACCAAATCTATACCCACCTGTTATTACAATACTTGGATTATCACTTCCAGGGATTATTGGTGGTTCTGTTATACTTGAAACAATATTTTCAATAGATGGAATGGGCTTACTATTTTTTCATAGTGCCCTAGCTCATGATTATCCAGTAATTATGGGAATACTAATTATTGGAGCTTTTTTAACGCTTCTTGGAAATATGTTGGCTGATTTAGTTCTACTAAAACTCAATCCAAATTTTGATACAAAATAA
- the acpS gene encoding holo-ACP synthase produces the protein MIGIDVVSIKRIEKMYEKFGNKAYQRYLNDDEIKLVKKVETAAGFWAAKEAASKALACGIGEECGFHDIIISKTVKNAPLITFSQKVLDNFSIKNAHLSITHDTGFAIAVVALEKN, from the coding sequence ATGATTGGTATAGATGTAGTAAGTATAAAAAGAATTGAAAAAATGTATGAAAAGTTTGGGAATAAAGCTTATCAAAGATATTTAAATGATGATGAAATAAAACTTGTCAAAAAAGTAGAAACAGCAGCTGGCTTTTGGGCTGCAAAAGAGGCTGCAAGTAAAGCTCTTGCTTGTGGGATAGGAGAGGAGTGCGGTTTCCATGATATTATTATCTCTAAAACAGTTAAAAATGCTCCTCTTATAACTTTCTCACAAAAAGTTTTAGACAACTTTTCAATAAAAAATGCTCATCTTTCTATTACCCATGATACTGGCTTTGCAATAGCAGTTGTTGCTTTAGAGAAAAACTAG
- a CDS encoding COG3014 family protein — translation MTKRGFVKLFFTSIFIFSFYGCAVISGYEDSLNNFDNNLESKNCDYTQIEEKIKENDDPILWGIQGGSLARNCFAYKKSNGFFDEAEEKYKQTVDKDTIFDNTLEASKSILVNNNANEYEGNTYEKVMVNTYKALNYVSLHDNVNARIEFNRALDRQRRAKDYFRSEIEKEQVNLEKENKAAKNTVYKQYDSLLNDFKAYPDFINPFTTYMAGIYFLLDGDTIKARDLLKESMEMQPSNEQIKSDYELSNKYFDSSLRESKEKYAWIIYENGKGMIKDETRIDIPLFIFSRNVIYTGIALPKIVERNSSYSYLDIAGKNTKEVCNMDNVIKTEFKKRFPAILSEAIANTITKTITQKQLNDTSPLAGFLGVLYQALTNKTDVRSWSALPKNFQSLRIKLDGKPIEIKNNEGKIIKEVFIPNDKNALIYVKSQSVGNNIIHKILF, via the coding sequence ATGACTAAAAGAGGATTTGTAAAACTTTTTTTTACTAGCATATTTATATTCTCTTTTTATGGATGTGCTGTTATAAGTGGATATGAAGACTCTTTGAATAATTTTGATAACAATTTAGAATCAAAAAATTGTGATTACACTCAAATAGAAGAAAAGATAAAAGAGAATGATGATCCAATACTTTGGGGTATTCAAGGTGGCTCATTGGCTAGAAATTGTTTTGCTTATAAAAAAAGTAATGGCTTTTTTGATGAAGCAGAAGAGAAGTATAAACAAACAGTAGATAAAGATACAATTTTTGATAATACCTTAGAAGCTTCAAAAAGTATTTTAGTAAATAATAATGCAAATGAGTATGAGGGAAACACCTATGAAAAAGTGATGGTAAATACTTACAAAGCTTTAAATTATGTAAGCTTACATGATAATGTAAATGCAAGAATAGAGTTTAATAGAGCTTTGGATAGACAAAGAAGAGCAAAAGATTATTTTAGAAGTGAGATAGAAAAAGAACAAGTAAATTTAGAAAAAGAGAATAAAGCAGCCAAAAATACTGTATATAAACAATATGATAGCTTGTTAAATGATTTTAAAGCATATCCTGATTTTATAAATCCCTTCACAACTTATATGGCTGGAATATATTTTTTATTAGATGGAGATACAATAAAGGCAAGGGATTTATTAAAAGAGTCTATGGAAATGCAACCCTCAAATGAACAAATAAAAAGTGATTATGAACTTAGTAATAAATATTTTGATTCATCTTTGAGGGAATCAAAAGAAAAATATGCTTGGATTATTTATGAAAATGGTAAAGGAATGATAAAAGATGAGACAAGAATTGATATTCCACTGTTTATATTTTCAAGAAATGTGATATATACAGGCATTGCTTTGCCAAAGATTGTTGAAAGAAATAGTTCATATTCTTATTTAGATATCGCTGGAAAAAATACAAAAGAAGTTTGTAATATGGATAATGTAATAAAAACAGAATTTAAAAAAAGATTTCCAGCTATTTTAAGTGAAGCCATAGCAAATACAATTACAAAGACAATCACACAAAAACAACTCAATGATACTAGTCCCTTAGCTGGGTTTTTAGGAGTTTTGTATCAAGCTTTGACAAATAAAACAGATGTCAGGTCTTGGAGTGCTTTGCCTAAAAACTTTCAAAGTTTAAGGATAAAACTTGATGGAAAACCAATTGAAATTAAAAATAATGAAGGTAAAATTATAAAGGAAGTTTTTATTCCTAATGATAAAAATGCATTAATTTATGTAAAATCACAATCAGTAGGAAATAATATAATTCATAAGATTTTATTTTAA
- a CDS encoding YcfL family protein produces the protein MKKIYLIMTIISVILLSGCAQKEVKVEPKLSDDSHIVIDKTLDTWLKLEKLNYFQKSDGFWVVQARFKNTTYMNRNVAYKIDWIDKNGFIVKTILSKWKMATVEENRDFTINGVSPSNQIKDFVIRVQDTSRDDEQRKDSSHYEYQN, from the coding sequence ATGAAAAAGATATATTTAATTATGACAATAATAAGTGTTATACTTCTTAGCGGGTGTGCACAAAAAGAAGTAAAAGTTGAGCCTAAGCTAAGTGATGATTCACATATTGTCATTGATAAGACATTGGATACTTGGCTAAAACTTGAGAAACTAAACTATTTTCAAAAAAGTGATGGCTTTTGGGTTGTACAAGCTAGATTTAAAAACACAACTTATATGAATAGAAATGTAGCTTACAAAATAGATTGGATAGATAAAAATGGTTTTATTGTAAAAACAATTTTGTCTAAATGGAAAATGGCAACAGTGGAAGAGAATAGGGATTTTACTATTAATGGCGTATCCCCTTCAAATCAAATCAAAGATTTTGTAATAAGAGTGCAAGATACAAGTAGAGATGATGAACAAAGAAAAGATAGTAGCCATTATGAATATCAAAACTAA
- the lpoB gene encoding penicillin-binding protein activator LpoB, with protein MKNKKLIISTLFIGTIFFAGCTHKPEYLPENSPKSSVVTMGIDRQDFEKAASDMAKSLLSSGALDKRGGGKNVVMMSDIINDTTQRFDVKFLTKKMRILILNSGKAIITSAVGTQRDDLAQDSRKLRDNEEFKKSTTIQKNTLYAPSLSLSGSILQRTAKANKDDQIVEYYFQLSLTDIKTGLVTWEDEVVIGKIGSNDTVTW; from the coding sequence ATGAAAAATAAAAAACTAATAATTTCAACACTATTTATAGGAACAATATTTTTTGCAGGTTGTACACATAAACCTGAGTATTTACCAGAAAATTCCCCAAAATCTTCAGTTGTAACAATGGGAATTGATAGACAAGATTTTGAAAAAGCAGCTAGTGATATGGCTAAATCATTGTTATCAAGTGGTGCTTTAGATAAAAGAGGTGGTGGAAAAAATGTTGTTATGATGAGTGATATTATAAATGATACTACTCAAAGATTTGATGTCAAGTTCTTAACTAAAAAAATGAGAATATTAATATTAAACTCAGGAAAAGCAATAATCACATCAGCTGTTGGAACTCAAAGAGATGATTTAGCACAAGATAGTAGAAAATTAAGAGATAATGAGGAGTTCAAAAAAAGCACTACAATCCAAAAAAATACACTTTATGCTCCTAGCCTTTCATTATCAGGAAGTATCTTACAAAGAACAGCAAAAGCAAACAAAGATGATCAAATAGTTGAATACTATTTTCAACTCTCACTAACAGATATAAAAACTGGACTTGTAACTTGGGAAGATGAGGTAGTTATAGGAAAAATTGGCTCAAATGATACTGTGACTTGGTAG
- the ruvX gene encoding Holliday junction resolvase RuvX: MKLASIDIGLKRIGVALSLTKTIVTPQTAILRKNRNQAANDVDSFLKEWEIDKLIVGFPSSSDDMQKRVKHFVTLLKFEGEIIFQEENMSSIEAEELMKGDIKYKRDGRVDSLAAKIILERYLAKN; encoded by the coding sequence TTGAAATTAGCATCTATTGATATAGGATTAAAAAGAATTGGTGTAGCTTTAAGCCTTACAAAGACCATAGTTACCCCACAAACAGCCATATTAAGAAAGAATAGAAATCAAGCGGCAAATGATGTTGATAGCTTTTTAAAAGAGTGGGAAATAGATAAATTAATCGTAGGATTTCCTAGTTCCAGTGATGATATGCAAAAAAGAGTTAAGCACTTTGTAACTCTTCTGAAATTTGAAGGTGAAATTATTTTTCAAGAAGAAAACATGAGTTCCATAGAAGCAGAAGAGCTAATGAAAGGTGATATAAAATATAAAAGAGATGGAAGGGTTGATTCCCTTGCTGCTAAAATTATACTTGAGAGATATTTAGCTAAAAATTAA
- the serB gene encoding phosphoserine phosphatase SerB, with the protein MKLAVFDFDSTLMDGETIDFLAKPLGLEEKVAKITEEAMSGRLDFFESLIERVALLKGLENSLAVDICKNLPLMPGAMETVAKLKEKGYKVVCFSGGFRIGTTPAKEKLGLDADFSNILHHKNGILTGLVGGDMMFGFSKGDMIQRVQAMLGVSKENTLVAGDGANDVSMFPYADKRVAFCAKDILKKEANIIVDTKDLTQILKHI; encoded by the coding sequence ATGAAATTAGCTGTATTTGATTTTGATTCAACTTTGATGGATGGAGAGACTATTGATTTTTTAGCAAAACCATTAGGTCTTGAAGAAAAAGTTGCAAAAATCACAGAAGAAGCTATGTCAGGAAGACTAGACTTCTTTGAATCTCTTATTGAAAGAGTAGCTTTATTAAAAGGATTGGAAAATTCTTTGGCTGTGGATATTTGTAAAAATCTACCACTTATGCCAGGTGCAATGGAAACAGTTGCAAAACTAAAAGAAAAAGGTTACAAAGTTGTATGTTTTTCAGGTGGCTTTAGAATAGGAACAACTCCTGCAAAAGAAAAACTTGGGCTTGATGCAGACTTTTCAAACATCTTACACCACAAAAATGGAATTCTAACTGGACTTGTTGGTGGAGATATGATGTTTGGCTTTTCTAAAGGTGATATGATTCAAAGAGTTCAAGCAATGCTAGGAGTTTCTAAAGAGAATACACTAGTAGCAGGTGATGGAGCAAATGATGTGTCGATGTTTCCATATGCAGACAAAAGAGTAGCTTTTTGTGCAAAAGATATTTTGAAAAAAGAGGCAAATATTATTGTTGATACAAAAGATTTGACACAAATCTTGAAGCATATCTAA
- a CDS encoding transaldolase, with protein MSLKEDINFSLWCDFIERDFLENQFQDLVKDEVIQGATSNPAIFASSISNSVAYKQQLGILQVNTAKTIYEEVAMTDIKRAAEILEPMNKNDSDDGFISLEVDPTLSDDAEGTIEEGIRLYKTIAYDNVMIKVPATKAGFKAMEELSSQGINVNATLIFSPEQAISCANALNRGMEKSITESKAVISIFVSRFDRLCDNRFGAKGIEKAKLGIINAVKCYHEINKFHNDNIRTLFASTGVKGDELPSTYYVDNLLYPNSVNTAPLATIEDYVQSGSTEPSKIISEDECDEFFKMLTKHGIDTNEIYETLLSDGLEAFKVSFEELLSKLKV; from the coding sequence ATGAGTTTAAAAGAAGATATAAATTTTTCGTTATGGTGTGATTTTATTGAAAGAGATTTTTTAGAAAATCAGTTTCAAGACTTGGTAAAAGATGAAGTTATTCAAGGTGCTACATCAAATCCTGCTATTTTTGCATCATCAATTTCAAACTCTGTTGCTTATAAACAACAACTAGGAATTTTACAAGTAAATACAGCTAAGACTATTTATGAAGAAGTAGCTATGACTGATATTAAAAGAGCAGCTGAAATATTAGAACCTATGAATAAAAATGATAGTGATGATGGATTTATTTCACTAGAAGTTGACCCAACACTTAGTGATGATGCAGAGGGCACTATTGAAGAGGGAATTAGACTTTATAAAACAATTGCATATGATAATGTAATGATTAAAGTTCCTGCAACAAAAGCTGGATTCAAAGCTATGGAAGAGTTGTCTTCACAAGGTATAAATGTAAATGCAACACTAATCTTTTCACCAGAACAAGCTATTAGCTGTGCAAATGCTTTAAATAGAGGTATGGAAAAATCAATTACAGAATCAAAAGCTGTTATTTCTATTTTTGTATCTAGATTTGATAGATTGTGTGACAATAGATTTGGGGCAAAAGGTATAGAAAAAGCCAAATTAGGTATTATAAATGCTGTAAAATGTTATCACGAAATAAACAAATTCCATAATGATAACATTAGAACACTTTTTGCTAGTACTGGTGTAAAAGGTGATGAATTACCATCTACTTATTATGTGGATAATTTACTTTATCCAAACAGTGTAAATACTGCTCCTTTGGCTACTATTGAAGATTATGTACAAAGTGGTAGCACTGAACCTAGTAAAATAATTAGTGAAGATGAGTGTGATGAGTTTTTCAAAATGCTTACAAAACATGGTATTGATACAAATGAGATTTATGAGACATTATTAAGTGATGGATTAGAAGCATTTAAAGTATCATTTGAAGAACTTTTATCAAAGTTAAAAGTATAA
- a CDS encoding class II 3-deoxy-7-phosphoheptulonate synthase, producing MNNWNPTTWRDFPIKQQPTYNDLEKLTKVEKELASYPPLIFAGEARNLKSKLADVVEGKAFLLQGGDCAESFDAFNANNIKDLFKVMMQMAVVLTFSGGCPVVKVGRIAGQFAKPRSSDFENINGIDLPSYRGDIVNSVKFDEKSRLPKPKKLLKAYNQSAATLNLLRAFSRGGMADLQQVHSWNLDFIKDHALGVKYDELANKISETLAFMSACGITSENTQQLNQTTLYTSHEALLLNYEEALTRRDSLTGDWYDCSAHMLWIGDRTRELDGAHLEYFRGIKNPIGCKVGPSMKEDELIKLIDALNPENEAGRLNLIVRMGAQKIGDIYPNLLKRVKAEGKNVLWSSDPMHGNTIKTDNGYKTRDFESILNEVKQFFQIHSAQGTIAGGIHLEMTGQNVTECTGSTSSAITQEGLASRYHTQCDPRLNADQALELSFMIAETLKEARK from the coding sequence ATGAATAACTGGAACCCAACTACTTGGAGAGACTTTCCAATAAAGCAACAACCAACTTATAATGATTTAGAAAAACTTACTAAAGTAGAAAAAGAGTTAGCTTCCTATCCTCCTTTAATTTTTGCAGGTGAAGCAAGAAATTTGAAAAGTAAATTAGCAGATGTTGTTGAAGGGAAGGCTTTTTTACTTCAAGGTGGTGATTGTGCTGAATCATTTGATGCATTTAATGCAAATAACATCAAAGATTTATTTAAAGTAATGATGCAAATGGCAGTTGTTCTAACTTTCTCAGGTGGGTGCCCAGTTGTAAAAGTAGGAAGAATTGCGGGACAATTTGCAAAACCAAGAAGTTCTGATTTTGAAAATATAAATGGAATTGATTTACCTTCATATAGAGGAGATATTGTAAATTCTGTAAAGTTTGATGAAAAATCAAGATTACCAAAACCTAAAAAACTTTTAAAAGCATATAATCAAAGTGCCGCAACATTAAACCTTTTAAGAGCATTTTCAAGGGGTGGAATGGCAGATTTACAACAAGTTCATTCTTGGAATTTAGATTTTATTAAAGATCATGCTTTAGGTGTAAAATATGATGAGTTGGCAAATAAGATTTCTGAAACTTTAGCATTTATGAGTGCCTGTGGAATAACATCAGAAAATACGCAACAACTAAATCAAACTACACTTTATACTTCCCATGAAGCACTTTTACTTAACTATGAAGAAGCCCTTACTAGAAGAGATTCTTTAACTGGTGATTGGTATGATTGTTCTGCTCATATGTTATGGATAGGAGATAGAACAAGAGAATTAGATGGGGCACATTTAGAGTACTTTAGAGGTATCAAAAATCCAATAGGATGTAAAGTAGGACCTTCAATGAAAGAGGATGAATTAATAAAATTAATTGATGCTTTAAATCCTGAAAATGAAGCTGGAAGATTAAATCTTATTGTTAGAATGGGTGCCCAAAAGATAGGTGATATCTATCCAAACTTACTAAAAAGAGTAAAAGCTGAAGGTAAAAATGTATTATGGTCAAGTGATCCTATGCATGGAAATACAATCAAAACTGATAATGGATACAAAACAAGAGATTTTGAATCTATTTTAAATGAAGTAAAACAATTCTTCCAAATACATAGTGCCCAAGGTACAATTGCAGGTGGAATTCACCTTGAAATGACAGGTCAAAATGTAACTGAGTGTACAGGAAGTACAAGTTCTGCTATTACTCAAGAGGGACTTGCAAGTAGATATCATACACAATGTGATCCAAGATTAAATGCTGACCAAGCCTTAGAGTTATCATTTATGATTGCTGAGACTTTAAAGGAAGCTAGAAAATAA
- a CDS encoding arsenate reductase family protein, which produces MITVYGIKTCGSVQKALKFFKENNIEVDFFDFKKDTPSAEKVKDWTAKSDINILFNSKGTKYKTLQLKELNLDENGKYEWLCKEPMLFKRPVIEFDDKVVVAFDEEMYKKTFL; this is translated from the coding sequence ATGATTACTGTTTATGGAATAAAAACTTGTGGAAGTGTACAAAAAGCACTAAAATTTTTCAAAGAAAACAACATAGAAGTTGATTTTTTTGATTTTAAAAAAGATACACCAAGTGCTGAAAAAGTGAAAGATTGGACTGCGAAATCAGATATAAATATACTTTTTAATTCAAAAGGCACAAAGTATAAAACCCTTCAATTAAAAGAGTTAAATTTAGATGAAAATGGTAAATATGAATGGTTATGTAAAGAACCAATGCTTTTCAAAAGACCTGTAATAGAGTTTGATGATAAAGTTGTTGTTGCTTTTGATGAAGAGATGTATAAAAAGACTTTTCTTTAA
- the gatC gene encoding Asp-tRNA(Asn)/Glu-tRNA(Gln) amidotransferase subunit GatC, with protein MTIDDNTIDKLAKLSSLEIDENKRESLKNELGDIINFVENLNEIDVSHIDATFTTVEGGTPLREDVASQDLEMSKHILSHAPKSENGYFIVPKIIE; from the coding sequence ATGACTATTGATGATAATACAATTGATAAATTAGCAAAACTTTCTAGTTTGGAAATTGATGAAAATAAAAGAGAATCACTAAAAAATGAACTAGGTGATATTATTAATTTCGTTGAAAATTTAAATGAAATTGATGTAAGCCATATCGATGCAACATTCACAACAGTTGAAGGTGGAACACCACTTAGAGAAGATGTTGCTAGTCAAGATTTAGAGATGTCAAAACATATACTTTCACATGCTCCAAAAAGTGAAAATGGATACTTTATAGTTCCAAAAATCATAGAATAG